A genomic segment from Deinococcus humi encodes:
- a CDS encoding YfbU family protein, which yields MKLTTTERLILVNQFKILGFLDEDEQEHYRRMVHILTNGYEALYDELDMSLSEGMRAEDSEFVYDVLDMHLAIRGVAETEGVDINADGNWALTMRGFDGNNESELLSFALFAAREDGSAYSEFLVSDRFPNSHSPSRELHQRMLEEFRAIGGASGLQAAGVEGLERLKSVAIFPERR from the coding sequence ATGAAACTGACGACCACGGAACGGTTGATCCTCGTGAACCAGTTCAAAATTCTCGGCTTCCTTGACGAAGATGAGCAGGAGCATTACCGGCGAATGGTGCACATCCTCACGAATGGTTATGAGGCACTCTATGACGAATTAGACATGTCGTTGAGTGAGGGGATGCGTGCAGAGGACAGCGAATTCGTCTACGACGTGCTCGACATGCATCTTGCTATTAGGGGAGTGGCGGAAACTGAAGGCGTAGACATCAACGCAGACGGCAATTGGGCTTTGACCATGAGAGGATTTGATGGGAACAACGAATCCGAACTGCTGTCGTTCGCCCTGTTCGCCGCCCGCGAGGACGGAAGTGCCTATAGCGAGTTTTTAGTGAGCGACCGATTCCCAAACAGTCATTCCCCATCCAGGGAGCTGCACCAGCGCATGCTTGAGGAGTTCCGGGCGATTGGTGGAGCCTCCGGACTACAGGCGGCGGGGGTCGAAGGTTTGGAGCGCTTGAAGTCGGTAGCAATTTTCCCTGAACGTCGTTAG
- a CDS encoding DUF4365 domain-containing protein has translation MLPKPGVSQAQERRGIAAVQSFAAEIGQIWRETSTGDVGIDGQLELVNASGYATGRTVAVQVKAGTSYLRKRGEEYWVYKPEKKHELYWEMYPMPVLLVLHDTEEKISYWTDARQQLRSGTKEILIPRNSILQNTTVDRIFENTGSGSEPFIESIEEILREMAFKRIVRREFDVSYLDLFTHGLTNMCRSLYFGIEIAAEAASYNVAHKGESRLVALTPSYHEFVFSFVRFIAAQNLASFDFSDCLSDWNDYGLQPFFVATLSSRGKSLITYIGRLETHFVENKLLDDGDGLRVAQEGFVGMDFTSYASRIPRINRFQQIYREVISPTITSETTPD, from the coding sequence ATGCTTCCAAAACCTGGTGTCTCTCAGGCGCAAGAACGAAGGGGAATTGCAGCAGTACAAAGCTTTGCTGCTGAAATTGGACAGATTTGGCGTGAAACCTCAACCGGAGATGTGGGCATTGATGGTCAGCTTGAACTTGTGAATGCCAGCGGTTATGCGACTGGCAGAACGGTTGCAGTTCAAGTAAAAGCGGGCACAAGCTATCTAAGAAAGCGTGGAGAAGAGTATTGGGTGTATAAACCCGAGAAGAAGCACGAGCTGTATTGGGAGATGTATCCAATGCCCGTCTTGCTTGTTCTCCACGATACTGAAGAGAAGATTAGTTATTGGACCGATGCAAGGCAACAACTGAGATCTGGAACAAAAGAAATATTAATACCTAGGAATAGTATTTTACAAAATACTACTGTTGATAGAATATTCGAGAACACTGGGTCAGGTAGTGAACCTTTCATAGAGAGCATCGAAGAGATCTTGAGAGAGATGGCATTTAAGAGAATTGTTAGAAGAGAATTTGATGTTTCATATCTTGATTTATTTACACATGGACTTACGAATATGTGCAGATCTCTATATTTTGGTATTGAAATTGCTGCCGAGGCTGCTAGTTATAACGTAGCTCATAAAGGGGAATCGAGATTGGTTGCTTTGACTCCGTCCTATCATGAATTTGTGTTTAGCTTTGTCAGATTTATCGCCGCACAAAACTTAGCGTCCTTCGATTTTTCTGACTGTCTTAGTGACTGGAATGATTACGGACTTCAGCCTTTCTTCGTTGCTACGTTAAGTAGCAGGGGTAAAAGTTTAATAACTTATATAGGACGACTAGAGACACATTTTGTGGAGAATAAGCTTTTAGATGATGGAGATGGATTGAGGGTTGCGCAGGAAGGGTTTGTGGGCATGGATTTTACTTCATACGCGAGTAGAATTCCGAGAATAAATCGCTTCCAACAAATCTATCGAGAGGTAATCAGCCCAACGATCACTTCAGAAACCACCCCTGACTAA
- a CDS encoding ATP-binding protein, with amino-acid sequence MTATTPPLTTELAEAAHGYLTQTRANARSGMPTRREGSSLDVMLGKLAASGHRAPVLPTAADLEHWKADPTSLADEQHTRSCAGGLIEVQIEPGRTAAVPCPRCTASRREITLRERLSAAGIAARYLEVEWAGLDLALDPFPRLQRATANIAQIIAGNDSLVLTGPPGSGKTQVAVLAAKAALAANFSALVVNLGRLALDVRESYQGGGAGITERQALELLIRPDLLILDDLGAGETDTAAVERRLLYLALEDRQNARKPCIVTTNLDAAELARHLGARNLGRLQPLEIVGMHHGRNFRVSEEKSRW; translated from the coding sequence ATGACCGCAACCACGCCCCCCCTGACCACTGAACTGGCCGAGGCCGCCCACGGCTACCTGACACAGACCCGCGCCAATGCCCGCTCCGGAATGCCCACTCGCCGTGAGGGTTCCAGCCTGGACGTGATGCTGGGCAAGCTGGCCGCCTCTGGCCACCGCGCCCCCGTCCTGCCCACCGCCGCCGATCTGGAGCATTGGAAGGCCGATCCCACCTCGCTGGCCGACGAACAGCACACCCGCTCCTGCGCCGGTGGCCTGATCGAGGTGCAGATCGAGCCGGGCCGCACCGCCGCCGTCCCCTGCCCGCGTTGCACAGCCAGCCGCCGCGAGATCACCCTGCGTGAACGCCTGAGTGCGGCGGGCATTGCCGCGCGCTACCTGGAGGTGGAATGGGCCGGGCTGGATCTTGCGCTGGACCCGTTTCCGCGCCTCCAGCGGGCCACGGCGAATATTGCCCAGATCATCGCTGGCAACGACAGCCTGGTGCTGACCGGACCGCCCGGCAGCGGGAAAACCCAGGTGGCCGTGCTGGCCGCCAAGGCAGCGCTGGCAGCCAACTTCAGCGCCCTGGTGGTCAATCTGGGGCGGCTGGCCCTGGACGTGCGCGAGAGCTACCAGGGCGGCGGCGCCGGGATCACCGAGCGCCAGGCGCTGGAGCTGCTGATCCGCCCTGACCTGCTGATCCTCGACGATCTGGGGGCAGGTGAAACCGATACGGCCGCCGTGGAACGCCGGTTGCTGTACCTGGCGCTGGAAGACCGGCAGAACGCCCGCAAGCCGTGCATCGTGACCACCAACCTGGACGCCGCTGAGCTCGCCCGTCACCTGGGAGCGCGCAACCTGGGGCGGCTGCAACCGCTGGAGATCGTGGGGATGCACCACGGGCGCAACTTCCGGGTAAGCGAGGAGAAGAGCCGGTGGTGA
- a CDS encoding helix-turn-helix transcriptional regulator — translation MRQTTGQLLKEARAACGLTQKEVAEQAFGDASYQSLVSRWEADMVEPSLPNLRKLAPLLRLSLGDFTLVSSIIHPTPDLQAIA, via the coding sequence ATGAGGCAAACCACCGGGCAGTTGTTGAAAGAGGCCAGGGCAGCCTGCGGCCTTACCCAAAAAGAGGTTGCTGAGCAGGCTTTTGGGGATGCGTCGTATCAGAGCCTAGTGTCGCGCTGGGAGGCGGACATGGTTGAGCCGTCTCTGCCAAACCTTCGCAAACTGGCTCCTCTTCTCCGTCTTTCGCTCGGTGACTTTACACTTGTGTCTTCTATAATCCACCCGACACCCGACCTGCAGGCCATTGCATGA
- a CDS encoding helix-turn-helix domain-containing protein produces MQVAFQRYDRTFLMAAIETPGQKLERFLLRAEMQQKELAAQLGVEPSYISRMVNDRIGWVHGRYFGKIATILRLSDAEIAELNPAAVINAPLTDAERRGWTLPPEVEPEIPDMLLEAAQLYGHGKNAPLAERRWLLELSDLDFREEPESPEDWLAIYVRLSKLIDPK; encoded by the coding sequence ATGCAAGTCGCATTTCAGCGCTATGACAGAACTTTTTTAATGGCTGCTATCGAGACGCCCGGGCAGAAACTAGAACGATTTCTCCTTCGCGCTGAGATGCAGCAGAAGGAGCTGGCAGCGCAGCTTGGCGTGGAACCCAGTTACATCAGCCGAATGGTCAATGACCGGATCGGCTGGGTGCATGGCCGCTATTTTGGGAAAATTGCAACCATTCTTCGCTTATCGGATGCTGAGATTGCAGAACTGAATCCGGCGGCTGTAATCAACGCCCCGCTCACCGACGCCGAGCGCCGGGGCTGGACGCTGCCTCCAGAAGTCGAACCTGAGATCCCTGACATGTTGTTGGAAGCTGCCCAGCTGTATGGCCACGGCAAGAACGCCCCCCTGGCCGAGCGGCGTTGGCTGCTGGAGCTGTCGGATCTGGACTTCCGAGAGGAACCGGAAAGTCCAGAGGACTGGCTGGCCATCTACGTTCGACTCTCGAAGCTCATTGATCCCAAGTAA
- a CDS encoding ImmA/IrrE family metallo-endopeptidase, with product MIPSKVLDALIADTLEFIEGEHAETKWERDPVKLCQLWGIRYEIGPRYMARSRDQDRANDLITVTADDYGSRYLFTVAHEMAHILAKRGGYVRLIKHYHASVPDMRRHIELIINYAAGRLLMPAPDLLEAWELYRDRPDAVLHLMKLSGASEPAAMRRWTWQDVTAYRGAFTATENYIQDVTACRAKVPFRRHDRVPELHILHPDVSLISLGGGRVMGTIA from the coding sequence TTGATCCCAAGTAAAGTGCTCGACGCCCTGATTGCAGACACCCTGGAATTCATCGAGGGCGAACATGCTGAGACAAAGTGGGAACGGGATCCGGTCAAGCTGTGCCAGCTCTGGGGCATCCGGTACGAGATCGGCCCCCGCTACATGGCGCGCAGCCGTGACCAGGACCGGGCCAATGATCTGATTACCGTCACGGCCGACGATTACGGCAGTCGCTACCTGTTCACGGTGGCTCACGAAATGGCCCACATTCTGGCCAAACGTGGTGGATATGTCCGGCTGATCAAGCACTACCACGCCTCGGTGCCGGACATGCGGCGGCACATCGAGCTGATCATCAATTACGCGGCGGGCCGTCTGTTGATGCCCGCCCCTGATCTGTTGGAGGCCTGGGAGCTGTACCGCGATCGGCCTGACGCGGTGCTGCACCTGATGAAGCTGAGCGGGGCCAGCGAGCCGGCGGCCATGCGGCGCTGGACCTGGCAGGACGTGACTGCATACCGGGGCGCGTTTACGGCCACTGAGAATTACATCCAGGACGTCACGGCGTGCCGTGCCAAGGTGCCGTTTCGCCGGCATGATCGCGTGCCAGAGCTGCACATCCTGCACCCAGACGTGTCCCTGATCTCGCTGGGAGGCGGGCGCGTCATGGGGACCATCGCTTGA
- a CDS encoding DUF6414 family protein gives MSGDVRPSSGNGSGTDPREIIYLDRGRLLSYASQLFDGVTVMRRLLEASKHGDIISKIKRERETFEDARRTGSAGVSFGAELRGEAESSEGTRTTITTGGDQALNISYDALLEDKAELDNVLLVVERELEARGHLTDFTGEQSSGLIRFRGVMSFVDWTILHSVLLDTKTLVTFSGPEKPLKPQEASGLAKMLKILSLSDITAHMTSEGASVIAPLNPEHLTLTLEQMRAIYLTNDIQATLLAFSPPSATGSHNRATMGLGGAVDFAEVFRTLTGAPDYSVQPIALYIEL, from the coding sequence ATGAGCGGCGACGTCAGGCCATCCAGCGGAAATGGCAGCGGTACTGATCCGCGCGAAATCATCTACCTGGACCGGGGCAGATTGTTGTCGTATGCCTCGCAGCTTTTCGATGGCGTAACGGTAATGCGCCGTCTGCTGGAAGCGTCCAAGCACGGTGACATCATCTCCAAGATCAAGCGGGAACGTGAAACGTTTGAAGATGCCCGGCGGACAGGGAGCGCCGGAGTCAGCTTTGGCGCAGAACTCAGGGGAGAAGCGGAGAGCTCAGAGGGCACCCGCACGACCATCACCACCGGCGGCGATCAGGCGCTAAATATTTCTTACGATGCCCTGCTGGAAGACAAGGCGGAACTGGATAACGTTCTCCTGGTCGTTGAGCGAGAGCTGGAAGCGCGTGGACATCTGACAGACTTTACAGGTGAGCAGTCGTCAGGTCTGATCCGCTTTCGCGGCGTCATGTCTTTCGTGGACTGGACGATCTTACATAGCGTTTTGCTGGATACGAAAACCCTTGTGACCTTTTCCGGCCCTGAAAAGCCGCTGAAACCTCAAGAGGCATCCGGGCTCGCCAAGATGCTCAAGATTTTATCGCTCAGCGACATCACGGCCCACATGACCTCGGAAGGTGCATCGGTCATTGCGCCTTTGAATCCTGAGCACCTGACGTTGACCTTAGAGCAGATGCGAGCCATCTATCTCACCAATGACATCCAGGCGACGTTGCTGGCCTTCAGTCCTCCATCGGCTACTGGTTCCCACAATCGGGCCACGATGGGTCTCGGTGGCGCTGTCGATTTCGCCGAGGTCTTCAGGACACTGACGGGCGCGCCGGATTACTCTGTTCAGCCTATTGCCCTCTATATCGAGTTATGA
- a CDS encoding recombinase family protein, translating into MTPPTIGGIRVSTDMQADRYGPDRQREDITREAERAGLVITDWVEESITGTDHARAAENRYYQLARQHQGVNVVFSHPNRVGRHVEVTVGIARTIHQLGGTVWIAGTGNLRDRRNWKNFLRDAAEAESDHADIVDRLQRGKSSKAARNLWPHGQPPYGYRIVRDDRGKSLTIEPHPETGPVVREIFDRALAGQGSPTIAAYLIQAGVTVPRPHKSSQGLWTQRHVLYILNNEAYTGRRVFTGPGGETSTVTFEGLVTPAEFRQVRQLVSGRRTNRAARTRFPALWAGHLRCGLCGGSMSVFSNYNTNKAGEQTHYINYRCRNTYNTGVSALLAGAKNCNHRRVHNHTKVDEAGWQLFVQAMTDPAVLVASLPAEASGPDHSARLAELRTQMAETVRRAVAHHLPDDVLTSALEPLRDEMRRLERDSLPPPAQPAPDMTGLAAQMTGHLAGLSGLEERREALDTWAARLVLGPEGIERVEVTVYRR; encoded by the coding sequence ATGACGCCGCCCACCATTGGTGGAATCCGCGTCAGTACGGATATGCAGGCGGACCGTTACGGGCCGGACCGTCAGCGTGAGGACATCACCCGCGAGGCCGAGCGCGCGGGCCTGGTGATCACCGACTGGGTCGAGGAGTCGATCACCGGCACGGATCATGCGCGCGCTGCTGAGAACCGCTACTACCAGCTGGCCCGCCAGCACCAGGGCGTCAACGTTGTGTTCTCGCATCCCAACCGGGTGGGGCGGCACGTCGAGGTGACGGTGGGCATCGCGCGCACCATCCACCAGTTGGGCGGGACTGTCTGGATCGCCGGCACCGGCAACCTGAGAGACCGGCGCAACTGGAAGAATTTCCTGCGGGACGCGGCCGAGGCCGAATCCGATCACGCCGATATTGTGGACCGCCTCCAGCGCGGCAAGTCCAGCAAGGCCGCGCGCAACCTGTGGCCGCACGGCCAGCCGCCTTACGGGTACCGGATTGTGCGCGATGACCGAGGCAAGTCGCTGACCATCGAGCCGCACCCGGAGACAGGCCCGGTGGTCCGCGAGATCTTCGACCGGGCGCTGGCCGGGCAGGGGAGCCCCACGATCGCCGCGTATCTGATCCAGGCGGGCGTGACCGTGCCCCGTCCCCACAAATCCTCACAGGGACTATGGACCCAGCGCCATGTGCTGTACATCCTGAACAACGAGGCGTACACGGGGCGCCGGGTCTTTACCGGCCCAGGCGGCGAGACGTCCACTGTGACTTTTGAAGGCCTGGTGACACCCGCCGAGTTCCGCCAGGTGCGACAGCTGGTCAGTGGCCGGCGCACCAACCGGGCCGCGCGCACCCGCTTCCCGGCGCTGTGGGCTGGGCACCTGCGCTGTGGCCTGTGCGGCGGCAGCATGTCGGTGTTCAGCAATTACAACACCAACAAGGCCGGAGAGCAGACCCACTACATCAACTACCGCTGCCGCAACACCTACAACACCGGTGTAAGCGCCTTACTCGCCGGGGCGAAGAACTGCAATCATCGTCGGGTCCACAACCACACGAAAGTGGATGAGGCTGGATGGCAGCTCTTCGTGCAGGCTATGACGGATCCGGCGGTGCTGGTGGCCTCCCTGCCCGCGGAGGCCAGCGGGCCGGACCACAGCGCCCGCCTGGCCGAGCTGCGCACCCAGATGGCCGAGACCGTGCGGCGCGCGGTGGCCCACCACCTGCCGGACGATGTGCTGACCTCTGCTCTGGAACCGCTGCGAGACGAGATGCGGCGGCTGGAGCGTGACAGTCTGCCGCCGCCTGCCCAGCCTGCGCCGGACATGACCGGCCTGGCCGCGCAGATGACTGGTCACCTTGCGGGGCTAAGCGGCCTCGAGGAGCGGCGGGAAGCGCTGGACACCTGGGCGGCGCGGCTGGTGCTGGGGCCGGAGGGGATTGAGCGGGTGGAGGTGACGGTGTATCGGCGGTGA
- a CDS encoding DUF2726 domain-containing protein: MDALVLDLLIIVAAAALAGGAFFLGRQTAPRRAIQPPSSASDPPAEVLPEHLAVKLHTPFFSLAEGAFFRTLEQALPPGYRAFPNVRLYDVFQIIAALPPQQAVLARLRDEHVDFLIVSLDGHHPVAGIELSGKTANHAEQSRSDKAKDLAFHSAGLLLLRLRAEEDHTQEGLEALLWRYLRSEQNPLL, translated from the coding sequence ATGGATGCGCTTGTGCTTGACTTACTGATCATCGTCGCAGCGGCGGCGCTGGCAGGGGGTGCGTTTTTCCTGGGCAGGCAGACCGCACCGCGTCGGGCGATCCAGCCGCCGAGCAGCGCGTCTGATCCACCGGCAGAGGTATTGCCCGAGCACTTGGCCGTCAAGCTCCACACCCCCTTTTTCAGCCTCGCTGAGGGAGCTTTCTTCCGCACACTCGAGCAGGCGCTGCCCCCCGGTTACCGGGCGTTTCCGAACGTACGGCTGTATGACGTGTTCCAGATCATCGCTGCCCTGCCTCCGCAACAGGCCGTCCTCGCCCGCTTGCGGGACGAGCACGTTGATTTTCTGATCGTCAGTCTGGACGGCCATCATCCAGTAGCAGGCATCGAACTCAGTGGGAAGACCGCCAACCACGCGGAACAGAGCCGCAGCGATAAGGCCAAAGACCTGGCCTTCCACAGTGCTGGCCTGCTGCTGCTGCGTCTCAGGGCCGAGGAGGATCACACGCAGGAGGGTCTGGAGGCGCTGCTGTGGCGCTACCTCAGGTCCGAGCAGAATCCTCTCCTGTAA
- a CDS encoding M23 family metallopeptidase — protein MPSPIPAHWRSQPIRRAILTLCGLLPLSLAAAHYVPALPLSAIAPPARQFGLPFAGAPGPDTWLLGQGYGNTTGAYRQRRSTYGNLQGIHAGLDFSAPCGTPVLAIGDGVVAEVDGPHGSPPHNVVIDHAGNLSSLYGHLLKRASLRPGQKVTRGQVIGQSGDSQGTCISAPHLHLELRDRSHQRFFNPLPYIAADWNTLALAGSFGRGYEYDLNAPRRWQTPDSQPAALRGGRLLNEYAKPWPLAPGGSR, from the coding sequence ATGCCCTCCCCTATCCCGGCCCATTGGCGGAGCCAGCCAATCCGACGGGCCATCTTGACCCTGTGCGGTCTTCTGCCTCTCTCCCTGGCCGCCGCCCACTACGTTCCGGCCCTGCCCTTGAGTGCCATCGCCCCCCCGGCCCGACAGTTCGGACTGCCCTTCGCGGGCGCCCCCGGCCCGGACACCTGGCTGCTTGGCCAGGGCTACGGCAACACCACTGGCGCGTATCGTCAGCGGCGCAGCACCTACGGCAACCTGCAGGGCATCCACGCCGGGCTGGACTTCAGCGCTCCATGCGGCACCCCCGTGCTTGCCATTGGCGATGGTGTGGTGGCCGAGGTGGATGGCCCGCACGGCAGCCCCCCGCACAACGTGGTCATCGATCACGCGGGCAACCTGAGCAGCCTGTACGGACACCTGCTGAAACGCGCCTCGCTGCGCCCCGGTCAGAAGGTCACGCGCGGGCAGGTCATCGGACAGAGCGGCGACTCGCAGGGGACGTGTATCAGCGCGCCGCATCTGCATCTGGAACTGCGGGACCGATCTCACCAGCGCTTCTTCAACCCGCTGCCCTACATCGCTGCCGACTGGAACACGCTGGCGCTGGCGGGCAGTTTTGGGCGCGGTTACGAGTATGACCTGAATGCCCCGCGCAGGTGGCAGACGCCGGACTCGCAGCCGGCCGCCCTGCGTGGAGGCCGATTGCTGAACGAGTACGCAAAACCCTGGCCTCTGGCTCCGGGAGGCTCACGGTGA
- a CDS encoding aminotransferase class V-fold PLP-dependent enzyme, whose translation MTLPPQTAAHVPLNRERLIAPGPVEVDPRVLLELAQPQMHHRSRAAVDKLLEARQKLTRLLGDPYEAVITTSSGTGAFEGALVSTTPAGARVVNAQAGKFSERWGDMARRFGYDVQIVARPWGELLDAGEIAEACRDAHTLLITHSETSTGALHDLEAITQAAKAQNPDLIVIADCVTSYGVAELRPAAWGVDVIVSGSQKGTATPPGLGFVLFSPEVQARLVQNTAHGYYLDLTRELKGQKAGNTPQTPAINLIYALSAALDRPLSVPLEVLWAEQQRKVDALIAAGTALGCPAWSARPSPAVAVLKAPDGLTGRQIAAALTALGQRALAGQAPHEDTVFRVSTMGYADRYDALGVAGMLEDAFASLGHDFERGTAVAAAWAALR comes from the coding sequence ATGACCCTCCCGCCCCAGACTGCTGCCCACGTCCCGCTGAACCGCGAACGCCTGATCGCGCCCGGCCCGGTAGAGGTGGACCCCCGCGTGCTGCTGGAACTGGCGCAGCCGCAGATGCACCACCGCAGCCGCGCCGCCGTGGACAAGCTGCTGGAAGCGCGGCAGAAGCTGACCCGCCTGCTGGGGGATCCCTATGAGGCCGTCATCACCACCAGCAGCGGCACCGGGGCCTTCGAGGGCGCACTGGTCAGCACCACCCCTGCTGGCGCCAGGGTGGTCAACGCCCAGGCCGGGAAGTTCAGCGAGCGCTGGGGCGACATGGCGCGGCGTTTCGGCTACGACGTGCAGATCGTGGCCCGCCCCTGGGGCGAGCTGCTGGATGCGGGCGAAATTGCCGAGGCCTGCCGCGACGCCCACACCCTGCTGATCACCCACAGCGAGACCAGCACCGGGGCGCTGCATGATCTGGAGGCCATCACGCAGGCTGCTAAAGCCCAGAATCCCGATCTGATCGTTATTGCCGACTGCGTGACCTCCTACGGGGTGGCTGAGTTGCGCCCTGCCGCGTGGGGTGTGGACGTGATCGTGTCGGGGAGCCAGAAAGGGACGGCCACCCCGCCGGGTCTGGGCTTTGTGCTGTTCAGTCCCGAAGTGCAGGCCCGCCTGGTCCAGAACACCGCCCACGGTTACTACCTGGACCTGACCCGGGAACTCAAGGGCCAGAAGGCGGGCAACACGCCGCAGACTCCAGCCATCAATCTAATCTACGCCCTGTCTGCCGCGCTGGACCGCCCGCTGAGCGTGCCGCTGGAGGTGCTGTGGGCCGAGCAGCAGCGCAAGGTAGACGCGCTGATCGCCGCCGGGACCGCTCTGGGCTGCCCGGCGTGGTCCGCCCGCCCCAGCCCTGCTGTCGCCGTCCTGAAAGCCCCCGACGGACTGACAGGCCGCCAGATCGCCGCTGCCCTGACTGCACTGGGCCAGCGCGCCCTGGCCGGTCAGGCTCCCCACGAGGACACTGTGTTCCGCGTCAGCACCATGGGGTACGCGGACCGTTACGACGCTCTGGGTGTGGCGGGGATGCTGGAGGATGCCTTCGCGTCCCTGGGACACGATTTCGAGCGTGGCACGGCAGTCGCTGCCGCGTGGGCAGCCCTGAGATAG
- a CDS encoding CBS and ACT domain-containing protein: MLVRDWMTRDPVTVTPNTPVMDALKILKEGNFRRLPVMDKGKLVGITTRKDLKDAMPSKATTLSVWELNYLLSKLTVAEMMARPVITAAEGEYMEDAALRMQEHHVGGLPVLDDSGKLSGIITTMDVLRAFTDILGMREGGPRITLEMPDTPGSLEKATRAIMPSNIISVATYDGREDRRRFVMRVSGEGTKDVKQRVRDSGITVLD, translated from the coding sequence ATGCTCGTACGCGACTGGATGACCCGTGACCCCGTCACCGTAACCCCCAACACGCCTGTCATGGACGCCTTGAAGATCCTCAAGGAGGGCAATTTCCGCCGTCTGCCGGTCATGGACAAGGGCAAACTGGTGGGGATCACCACCCGTAAGGACCTCAAAGACGCCATGCCCAGCAAGGCCACCACCCTGAGCGTATGGGAACTCAACTACCTGCTGAGCAAGCTGACGGTGGCCGAGATGATGGCCCGGCCCGTGATCACAGCCGCCGAAGGCGAGTATATGGAAGACGCCGCGCTGCGGATGCAGGAGCACCACGTGGGCGGTCTGCCTGTGCTGGACGACAGCGGCAAACTGAGCGGCATCATCACCACCATGGACGTGCTGCGCGCCTTCACCGACATTCTGGGCATGCGCGAGGGCGGTCCGCGCATCACGCTGGAGATGCCCGATACCCCCGGCAGCCTGGAAAAAGCCACGCGGGCGATCATGCCCAGCAACATCATCAGCGTCGCCACCTACGATGGCCGGGAAGACCGCCGCCGCTTCGTGATGCGCGTCAGCGGCGAGGGCACGAAGGATGTCAAGCAGCGCGTGCGCGACTCGGGCATTACCGTACTGGACTGA
- a CDS encoding OmpH family outer membrane protein, translating into MKITAKTLAPFAVVAAFGLGTLAPHAQTTPQKIGFVDVSKLLAAHPNDKDIKAIQTKADAELSPLDKQVKAIDAKGANATAAEKQQRETLVKTIQSKAADYDKQIDPKITAVEKAVDAAVSSVAKANGYSVVMDKSVAANGLVIYADPSTEITDAALKAVKP; encoded by the coding sequence ATGAAGATCACCGCCAAAACCCTGGCTCCCTTTGCCGTCGTCGCCGCTTTCGGCCTGGGGACCCTCGCCCCGCACGCCCAGACCACCCCACAGAAGATCGGTTTCGTGGACGTTTCCAAGCTGCTGGCCGCGCATCCCAACGATAAGGATATCAAGGCCATTCAGACCAAGGCTGACGCGGAACTCAGCCCTCTGGACAAGCAGGTCAAGGCCATTGACGCCAAGGGGGCCAATGCTACGGCCGCCGAGAAGCAGCAGCGCGAGACCCTCGTCAAGACCATCCAGAGCAAGGCTGCCGATTACGACAAGCAGATTGACCCCAAGATCACGGCGGTTGAAAAGGCTGTGGACGCGGCTGTCAGCTCCGTGGCCAAGGCCAACGGGTACTCGGTGGTTATGGACAAGTCGGTGGCCGCCAACGGACTGGTCATCTACGCCGATCCCAGCACCGAAATTACCGACGCGGCCCTCAAGGCTGTCAAACCCTGA